The following coding sequences are from one Helicoverpa zea isolate HzStark_Cry1AcR chromosome 4, ilHelZeax1.1, whole genome shotgun sequence window:
- the LOC124629540 gene encoding ATP-binding cassette subfamily G member 4-like isoform X2, with the protein MFRRRSCYILQDDRVQDMLTIQESLHIAADLKLGNHISKQQKKRRVEEIITSLGLSAARHTRAGNLSGGQKKRLAIGLELISDPPVMFLDEPTSGLDSSISKQIVYLLHLLARQGRTVVVTMHQPSAALLHMVDRLYAVVGGRCAYVGSVPQLLPYLEQMDLMCPPYHNPVDFLIEICVDNASKLVENSENGKNKRWITNVSHETDSKIIEKSNLNAAVYEEVCLTTLPAPKEDPTSKILLALKSTYSTSPWKQFITLTRRSLLSLWRNPSFTLMTTGIHCAMALFLGFLFYNVGEDAAYVRTNYNYLYFSLMFLMFTAFSAVTISFPEEIPLIRREHFNRWYTAGAYYMSTIVSTLPTQTVCTLSYAIITYWLTGQPTDIRRFAGFCCVLLLVSYVALVKGLLVGSLFNVKNGVVFGPFFIMPFTIFSGFFLRYCDAPFFVRWLFQASFLKHGLVGLVLSIYGMDRPNLVCSELYCHYTYPTQFLMDTFVLGEKFSMLIVALLSIGSIVSILAFLILKIRLKNKW; encoded by the exons ATGTTCAGAAGACGATCATGTTACATTTTACAAGACGACAGGGTGCAAGACATGCTCACAATTCAAGAATCACTTCACATAGCCGCTGATCTCAAATTAGGAAATCATATtagtaaacaacaaaaaaaacgaCGG GTAGAAGAAATAATCACATCTCTTGGTTTAAGTGCAGCACGACACACGAGAGCTGGCAATTTGTCTGGTGGCCAGAAGAAAAGGCTAGCTATAGGTCTAGAATTAATCAGTGACCCTCCGGTCATGTTTTTAGATGAACCTACCAG TGGGCTGGATAGTTCAATATCGAAGCAAATAGTATATTTACTTCACCTTTTAGCGCGGCAAGGGCGGACGGTGGTGGTGACTATGCACCAGCCGTCCGCCGCACTCTTGCACATGGTGGACCGGCTGTATGCCGTGGTGGGGGGACGCTGCGCATACGTCGGGTCCGTGCCGCAACTCCTGCCGTATTTAGAGCAAATGGACTTGATGTGCCCGCCTTACCACAACCCTGTTGATTTCT TAATCGAAATATGTGTGGATAATGCGAGCAAACTGGTCGAGAACTCGGAAAATGGAAAGAATAAAAGATGGATCACAAACGTATCTCATGAGACTGATAGTAAAATAATAG AAAAATCTAATCTAAATGCCGCTGTGTATGAAGAGGTTTGTCTGACGACGCTACCTGCCCCAAAAGAGGACCCAACGAGTAAAATACTATTAGCACTTAAGAGTACCTACTCCACGTCACCATGGAAACAATTCATCACCCTCACTCGCAGATCACTACTG TCATTATGGAGAAACCCATCGTTCACGTTAATGACGACGGGCATCCACTGCGCCATGGCGTTGTTCCTCGGCTTTCTGTTCTACAACGTCGGCGAGGACGCGGCCTACGTGCGGACTAACTACAACTACCTGTACTTCAGCCTCATGTTCCTCATGTTCACCGCCTTCAGTGCTGTTACTATAAGCT TCCCCGAAGAAATACCCCTGATCCGACGGGAGCACTTCAACAGATGGTACACCGCGGGCGCCTACTACATGTCGACCATCGTATCGACGCTACCCACCCAGACTGTCTGCACTCTCTCCTACGCCATCATCACGTACTGGCTGACGGGCCAGCCCACTGATATCCGCAGATTCGCTGGCTTCTGCTGTGTGCTGCTGTTGGTCTCTTACGTGGCGTTGGTCAAAGGACTCCTTGTTGGATCCTTGTTTAATGTTAAG AACGGAGTAGTATTCGGTCCATTCTTCATAATGCCGTTTACCATATTCTCCGGTTTCTTCCTCCGCTACTGCGACGCACCGTTCTTCGTGCGCTGGTTATTCCAAGCTTCATTCCTCAAGCACGGGTTAGTCGGGCTGGTCCTGTCCATCTACGGCATGGATCGGCCCAACCTCGTCTGCTCGGAACTCTACTGTCACTACACGTACCCCACTCAATTCCTTATGGACACCTTCGTCTTAGGTGAGAAGTTCTCCATGCTTATCGTAGCCTTACTTAGCATAGGTTCTATCGTTAGTATACTAGCCTTTCTAATACTAAAAATTAGATTAAAGAACAAATGGTGA